The following are encoded in a window of Chloroflexota bacterium genomic DNA:
- a CDS encoding AAA family ATPase translates to MPDVEAAWEALSRPQMPPEAPVDPDPAASTSGAQTEELSLPAWLTDPEGLTPVDLADWQRGAEALARMPARRQLELTAGIADLRSAALEQLARASGHVDRLRWDTEAMLESGIGQRLGVRTLAEMSMEPPPPMLFGRLDPLGHTVLFGTGGVGKGLLAAWWTLQLAKAGQRVLICDYENHPDEWARRVYAMGGSHLLGEVIHVAPLTAAWGGQRGAIWEQADDLLRLASDWDATFLVIDSIVPACSGTDPLKPEAVSQYAGALELIGRPALSLGHVTKSDDLRYPFGSVFWHNLSRVTWSAKKSGERILLTHRKHNNYERQPATLVEISWLDGLPVDVFEKPAGEDLARRIETVLRSGPLTVSKICDALDEDLDDEEAEPTKPNSVRTTLRRGQKDKPPRFVKIGSDQWGNG, encoded by the coding sequence GTGCCCGACGTCGAGGCTGCCTGGGAGGCGCTGTCGCGGCCGCAGATGCCGCCGGAAGCGCCTGTCGACCCGGATCCTGCGGCGTCGACCAGCGGGGCGCAGACCGAGGAGCTGAGCCTACCCGCGTGGTTGACCGATCCCGAGGGCCTGACGCCGGTCGACCTCGCAGACTGGCAGCGCGGCGCCGAGGCCCTGGCCCGCATGCCGGCGCGCCGGCAGCTGGAGCTGACGGCGGGCATCGCCGATCTGCGGAGCGCGGCGCTCGAGCAGCTGGCGCGGGCCAGCGGGCACGTCGATCGCCTGCGCTGGGACACCGAGGCCATGCTCGAATCGGGCATCGGCCAACGGCTCGGGGTGCGGACCCTGGCCGAGATGAGCATGGAGCCACCGCCGCCGATGCTCTTCGGCCGGCTCGACCCGCTGGGCCACACCGTGCTGTTCGGCACCGGCGGCGTGGGCAAGGGCCTGCTGGCGGCGTGGTGGACCCTGCAGCTGGCCAAGGCCGGCCAGCGGGTGCTGATCTGCGACTACGAGAACCATCCCGACGAGTGGGCGCGGCGGGTGTACGCCATGGGCGGCTCGCACCTGCTGGGCGAGGTGATCCATGTCGCGCCGCTGACCGCGGCCTGGGGTGGCCAGCGCGGGGCGATCTGGGAGCAGGCCGACGACCTGCTGCGCCTGGCGAGCGACTGGGACGCGACGTTCCTGGTCATCGACTCGATCGTGCCGGCCTGCTCGGGCACCGACCCTCTCAAGCCGGAGGCGGTGAGCCAGTACGCCGGAGCCCTCGAGCTGATCGGTCGGCCGGCGCTCAGCCTGGGCCACGTCACCAAGAGCGACGACCTGCGCTACCCGTTCGGCTCGGTCTTCTGGCACAACCTGAGCCGGGTCACGTGGTCAGCCAAGAAGAGCGGCGAGCGGATCCTGCTCACCCACCGCAAGCACAACAACTACGAGCGCCAGCCGGCGACGCTGGTCGAGATCAGCTGGCTGGACGGCCTGCCGGTCGACGTGTTCGAGAAGCCGGCCGGCGAGGACCTGGCACGCCGGATCGAGACGGTCCTGCGCTCCGGGCCCCTGACCGTGAGCAAGATCTGCGACGCGCTGGACGAGGACCTCGACGACGAGGAGGCCGAGCCGACCAAGCCGAACAGCGTGCGCACCACCCTGCGCCGTGGCCAGAAGGACAAGCCGCCGCGCTTCGTGAAGATCGGCTCGGACCAGTGGGGCAACGGCTGA